Genomic segment of Myxococcus stipitatus:
GAGCAGCGCCTGGGTGTAGGGATGGCGAGGACGGCTGTACAGCGCACGCGCCGGCGCCAGCTCCACGATGCGCCCCAGGTACATGACCGCCACGCGGGTGGACATGTGCTCGACGATGTTCAGGTCGTGCGCGATGAAGACGTAGGTGAGGCCCCGCTCGCGCTGCAGGTCCACGAGCAGGTTGACGATTTGAGCCTGGATGGAGACGTCGAGCGCGCTGATGGGCTCATCGGCCACCACCAGGTCCGGGCGCAAGGCGATGGCGCGAGCGATGCCCAGCCGCTGGCGCTGCCCACCGGAGAACTCGTGTGGATAGCGCCCGAGCGCCTCGCGAGGCAGTCCCATCGCATCCAGCAGCGACGCGACCTCGCGCTCCCGCTCTCCCGGACCTCGTGCGAGGCCGTGGATGTCGAAGGGCTCGCCCAGGATGTCGCGCACCGTCATCCGAGGGTTGAGCGACGCATACGGGTCCTGGAAGACGAACTGCATCCGCCGGCGCAGCGGCCGCAACTGGCGCTGCGACAACCCCGTGAGCTCCTGCCCGTCGAAGCGGACCGAGCCCGCGGTGGGGTCCACCAGCCGAAGCAACGCGCGGCCCAGCGTGCTCTTGCCGCAGCCGCTCTCCCCCACCAGCCCGAGCGTCTCGCCCCGGAACACATCCAGGCTGATGCCGTCCACGGCCTTCACCGCGCCGCGCGTGCGCTGAAGCAAGCCCCCGCGCACGGGGAAGTGGACCGCGACATTCCTGGCCTGAAGCAGCGGCTCGGAGCTCATGGCGCGGGCACCGGATGATGACAGGCCACGAGCTGGCCTCCGCGCTTCACCTCGAGCACCGGCGCCACTCGAACGCACTCCTCTCGCGCACGCTCACACCGCTCACGGAACGCACAGCCCGACGGCAAGCGCCCCAGCGCGGGCACCATGCCGGGAATCGCGCGCAGCCTGCGGCGGACACTTGAGCCACTCCCCTCCACCTCGCCGCCCAACGCGGGAAGCGAGCGCAGGAGGCCCGCGGTGTACGGATGGGCGGGACTCGCGAACAGCTCCCGCACCGGCGCCTGCTCCACCACCTTCCCCGCGTACATCACCACCACCGTGTCGCAGCTCTCCGCGACGACGCCCAGGTCGTGGGTGATGAGCATCACCGCCATTCCGCGCTCGGCCTGCAGGCGCTTGAGCAAGTCCAGGATCTGCGCCTGGATGGTGACGTCCAACGCCGTGGTGGGCTCGTCCGCGATGAGCAGCGCCGGGTCACACGCCAGCGCCATCGCGATCATCACCCGCTGACGCATTCCGCCGGAGAGCTGATGAGGCCAGGCATCCACGCGCTCGCCCGGCGCGGGAATGCCCACCTGCCTCAACATCTCCACCGCGCGCTCCCGCGCCTGTGAGCGAGAGGCGCCCAGGTGGTGCCGGACTCCCTCGGCGATCTGCTCGCCCACCGTGAAGACGGGGTTGAGCGACGTCATCGGCTCCTGGAACACCATGGCCGCATGACGTCCTCGCACGCGCCGCAGCTCCTCGTCGGAGAGCTTCAGCAGGTCGCGTCCCTGGAAGAGCACCTCTCCCGCCGCCACCCGAACGGGAGGCTGGGGCGCGAGGCGCAACACGGACAGCGCGGTGAGGCTCTTTCCACAGCCGCTCTCCCCCACCACGCCCAGCGTGCCGCCCGGAGGCACCGAGAAGGACACGCCTTCCACCGCGCGCACCGGCCCCTCGTCCCGCGACAACTCCACGGTGAGTCCCCGGACGTCCAGCAGGGGGCCAGCGTGCGTGGGCGACGCGGCGTGCGTCACTTCTTCGCCAGCTCCTCCAGGAACTCCACCTCCTGGATGAGCCCCTTGCGGATGAGCAGGCGGATGAGGCTGGCCACCATGCGCGCGGGCTTCACCTTCTCCGTGTCCAGCACCGCCTCGTCGCCCCGGGACATGCGCTCGAGGTCGTCCAGGATGGCCAGGTCATCCTCGGAGAAGTCCGGCGTCGGCGTGAGGGCCAGCGCGGGTCGGGAGCCCTTCGCGGCGCCACCGAACAGCACCACCGGCACCCTCGGTCGCGGATCCTCGTCTTCCGCGCCCAGGGCGGGCGGAGGCGGAGGACGCGCGGAGGGCTTCACGCCCAGCAGGTCATCGAGTGAGTCCCCTCCCGCCCCTGGCCCAAGCGCTTCGGCGGGGGGAGGAGGCGGTGTGCTGGGCCGGCGCGCGGCGGGAGCGGCGGCGGGTGGAGCTCTCACGGCGGGGGGCTTCGGCGTCTCCGGCATCTCCCACTCCAGTGGCGTCCCCGCGGCGAAGTCGGAGTGGCCCAGGCCCTC
This window contains:
- a CDS encoding ABC transporter ATP-binding protein encodes the protein MTHAASPTHAGPLLDVRGLTVELSRDEGPVRAVEGVSFSVPPGGTLGVVGESGCGKSLTALSVLRLAPQPPVRVAAGEVLFQGRDLLKLSDEELRRVRGRHAAMVFQEPMTSLNPVFTVGEQIAEGVRHHLGASRSQARERAVEMLRQVGIPAPGERVDAWPHQLSGGMRQRVMIAMALACDPALLIADEPTTALDVTIQAQILDLLKRLQAERGMAVMLITHDLGVVAESCDTVVVMYAGKVVEQAPVRELFASPAHPYTAGLLRSLPALGGEVEGSGSSVRRRLRAIPGMVPALGRLPSGCAFRERCERAREECVRVAPVLEVKRGGQLVACHHPVPAP
- a CDS encoding ABC transporter ATP-binding protein, translating into MSSEPLLQARNVAVHFPVRGGLLQRTRGAVKAVDGISLDVFRGETLGLVGESGCGKSTLGRALLRLVDPTAGSVRFDGQELTGLSQRQLRPLRRRMQFVFQDPYASLNPRMTVRDILGEPFDIHGLARGPGEREREVASLLDAMGLPREALGRYPHEFSGGQRQRLGIARAIALRPDLVVADEPISALDVSIQAQIVNLLVDLQRERGLTYVFIAHDLNIVEHMSTRVAVMYLGRIVELAPARALYSRPRHPYTQALLAAVPVPDPGKTRTRMLVPGEPPSPLAPPPGCTFHPRCPLAMERCRRESPPLYPLPDGHFAACFLAEDASRQSTPAPQSGGAVGVLAQSPSPG